One Ascaphus truei isolate aAscTru1 chromosome 9, aAscTru1.hap1, whole genome shotgun sequence genomic region harbors:
- the GLRX5 gene encoding glutaredoxin-related protein 5, mitochondrial gives MSASLCRLSAALLRRAAGGGNWGPRAVLRSQSSSSREHLEGLVKKDKVVVFIKGTPAQPMCGFSNAVVQILRMHGVQDYAAYNVLEDQDLRQGVKNYSNWPTIPQVYLNGEFVGGCDILLQMHQNGDLVEELKKMGVRSALLEADSSQEKK, from the exons ATGAGCGCGTCCCTGTGCCGCCTCTCCGCGGCTCTCCTGCGCCGGGCGGCCGGAGGGGGTAACTGGGGGCCGCGGGCCGTGCTGCGGAGCCAGAGCAGCAGCTCCCGGGAGCACCTGGAGGGGCTGGTGAAGAAGGACAAGGTGGTGGTGTTCATCAAGGGCACCCCGGCCCAGCCTATGTGCGGCTTCAGCAACGCCGTGGTGCAGATCCTGCGCATGCACGGGGTGCAGGACTATGCGGCCTACAACGTGCTGGAGGACCAGGACCTGAGGCAGG GTGTAAAGAATTACTCAAACTGGCCGACCATACCACAGGTGTATCTGAATGGGGAGTTTGTTGGAGGTTGTGATATTCTACTTCAAATGCATCAGAACGGAGACCTTGTGGAAGAGCTGAAAAAGATGGGTGTGCGCTCGGCACTATTAGAGGCAGATTCGAGCCAAGAGAAGAAATAA